In one window of Frigoriglobus tundricola DNA:
- a CDS encoding DUF1549 and DUF1553 domain-containing protein produces the protein MMRWYFALGLPFVVMSAASAAAPDPAVLARRIDAHIEARLNAEKVEAAPRADDTEFLRRAYLDITGRIPTPHDVHEFLADKAPDKRAKLIDDLLDAPRYATHFAAVWRAALLPEAAADAQARVFQPGFEAWLRLKFRANVPYDALVRELLTAPITTDPQAPEPVLRDPSKPNALAFYAVKDAKAENLAAATARVFLGVQIECAQCHDHPFGRWERDQFWQTAAFFAGLERQGDDLFAPVSDARRREITIPNTKRTQPATFLDGTEPKWAAGANPRAVLAEWVTAKSNPYFARATANRIWGHLFGRGIVDPVDDFSEANKPSHPELLDDLAKALADANFDLKFLIRAVCRTDTYQRTSAKTHPSQTDPRLFARAAVRGVTGEQLFDSLALATGYREQAARTTARDRFLTQFALRGPAAEPETSITQALALMNSRFLNQVTSAEGSPTLVAVCETPGLPTPERIEALYLAALSRKPTTKELDRMTRFVADAGSDRTAERLADVFWVLLNSAEFRLNH, from the coding sequence ATGATGCGTTGGTACTTCGCGCTCGGCCTCCCGTTCGTCGTTATGAGCGCCGCATCTGCGGCGGCGCCGGATCCGGCCGTTCTTGCGAGGCGGATCGACGCGCACATTGAAGCCCGGTTGAACGCCGAGAAGGTCGAAGCCGCGCCGCGTGCCGACGACACTGAGTTCCTCCGCCGCGCGTACCTCGACATCACCGGCCGCATCCCGACCCCGCACGACGTTCACGAGTTCCTCGCAGACAAGGCCCCCGACAAGCGCGCGAAACTGATCGACGACCTCCTCGACGCCCCGCGCTACGCCACCCACTTCGCCGCCGTCTGGCGTGCGGCACTGCTGCCGGAGGCGGCAGCGGACGCCCAGGCCCGCGTGTTTCAGCCGGGGTTCGAGGCGTGGTTGCGGCTCAAGTTCCGCGCGAACGTGCCCTACGATGCGCTCGTCCGCGAACTGCTCACCGCCCCCATCACGACCGACCCACAAGCCCCGGAACCGGTCCTCCGCGACCCGTCCAAGCCGAACGCGCTCGCGTTCTACGCCGTGAAAGACGCGAAGGCCGAGAACCTCGCGGCGGCCACGGCCCGCGTGTTCCTGGGCGTGCAGATCGAGTGCGCCCAGTGCCACGACCACCCGTTCGGACGTTGGGAGCGGGACCAGTTCTGGCAGACGGCCGCGTTCTTCGCCGGTCTCGAACGCCAGGGGGACGACCTGTTCGCCCCGGTCTCCGACGCGCGGCGCCGCGAGATCACGATCCCGAACACCAAGCGGACCCAGCCGGCCACCTTCCTGGACGGCACCGAGCCGAAGTGGGCCGCCGGGGCGAACCCCCGCGCTGTTCTGGCGGAGTGGGTGACCGCGAAGAGCAACCCGTACTTCGCGCGGGCCACGGCCAACCGCATCTGGGGGCACTTGTTCGGGCGCGGGATCGTGGACCCGGTGGACGACTTCAGCGAGGCGAACAAGCCGTCACACCCCGAGTTGCTCGACGATCTGGCGAAGGCCCTGGCCGACGCCAACTTCGACCTGAAGTTCCTGATTCGCGCCGTGTGCCGCACGGACACCTACCAGCGCACCAGCGCGAAGACGCACCCGTCGCAAACTGACCCGCGGCTGTTCGCCCGCGCGGCCGTTCGCGGCGTCACCGGCGAGCAACTGTTCGACAGCCTGGCGCTCGCCACCGGTTACCGCGAACAGGCTGCCAGGACCACGGCCCGCGACCGGTTCCTCACGCAGTTCGCCCTGCGCGGACCCGCCGCCGAACCGGAGACGTCCATCACCCAGGCGCTCGCGCTCATGAACAGCCGGTTCCTGAATCAGGTCACGAGCGCCGAAGGCAGCCCGACGCTCGTCGCCGTGTGCGAGACACCGGGCCTGCCGACACCCGAACGCATTGAGGCGCTGTACCTCGCGGCCCTGAGCCGAAAACCGACCACGAAAGAACTCGACCGGATGACGCGGTTCGTCGCGGACGCAGGTTCGGACCGAACGGCCGAACGACTCGCGGACGTATTCTGGGTGCTGCTCAACTCGGCCGAGTTCCGATTGAATCACTAA
- a CDS encoding PQQ-like beta-propeller repeat protein, with translation MFRFFAAVSVAFATTATLRAADWPQWLGLKRDGGSSETVEPWTGEPKVLWKVKVGVGFSTPAVAGGRVFVHARVNGKDREELIALDAKTGKVQWRTAYDRGPYNSVLNTGPQATPTVVGTRVYAYGITGYLTCFEADTGKQVWQVDTFRKLKAPLPQFGVCCSPLVVGNKVLVAVGGKGSSVVAFETETGEVAWQALDEPAGTSSPVLVVAGGKAGRLPDVAVMTTLRVVGLNPLDGAVNWEFALPFQPGGTSPTPLVIGDRVVTSTMTNGSTAIRVTAGETVTAEKEWQAKGLSGYFSSGVAGGKDRLFLVTNVTKPVPRADLVCVETATGKELWKKEGLGYFHFGLIRTGNGKLLALDDAGTLKLIDATAKEFKELCSAKVCDGTLVAPALSNGRLYARDATDVVCVQLAP, from the coding sequence ATGTTCCGCTTCTTCGCGGCGGTCTCAGTCGCGTTCGCCACAACCGCGACCCTCCGCGCGGCCGACTGGCCGCAGTGGCTCGGCCTCAAACGGGACGGCGGGTCGTCCGAGACCGTCGAGCCGTGGACGGGCGAACCGAAGGTGCTGTGGAAGGTTAAGGTCGGGGTCGGGTTCAGCACGCCGGCGGTCGCGGGCGGCCGGGTGTTCGTTCACGCGCGGGTCAACGGGAAGGACCGCGAGGAGCTGATCGCGCTCGACGCGAAGACGGGCAAGGTGCAGTGGCGCACGGCCTACGACCGCGGGCCGTACAACAGCGTGCTCAACACCGGGCCGCAAGCCACCCCGACGGTCGTGGGTACCCGCGTCTACGCTTACGGCATCACCGGCTATCTCACCTGCTTCGAGGCCGACACCGGCAAACAGGTGTGGCAGGTGGACACCTTCCGGAAGCTCAAGGCCCCGCTGCCGCAGTTCGGCGTGTGCTGCTCACCGCTCGTGGTCGGAAACAAGGTGCTGGTCGCCGTGGGCGGCAAGGGGAGTTCGGTCGTCGCGTTCGAGACCGAGACGGGCGAGGTCGCGTGGCAGGCGCTCGACGAACCGGCCGGAACGTCGTCGCCGGTGCTGGTGGTCGCGGGCGGGAAGGCGGGCCGACTGCCGGACGTGGCCGTGATGACCACGCTCCGCGTCGTCGGGCTGAACCCGCTCGACGGCGCGGTGAACTGGGAGTTCGCGCTGCCGTTCCAGCCGGGCGGCACGTCGCCCACGCCGCTCGTGATCGGCGACCGGGTCGTGACCAGCACCATGACCAACGGTTCGACCGCGATCCGCGTGACGGCCGGCGAGACCGTGACCGCCGAGAAGGAGTGGCAGGCGAAGGGGCTGAGCGGCTACTTCTCGTCCGGGGTCGCGGGCGGCAAGGACCGGCTGTTCCTGGTGACGAACGTGACGAAGCCCGTCCCCCGCGCGGACCTCGTGTGCGTCGAGACCGCGACCGGCAAGGAGCTGTGGAAGAAGGAGGGCCTCGGCTACTTCCACTTCGGGCTCATCCGCACGGGCAACGGGAAGCTACTCGCCCTCGACGACGCCGGCACGCTGAAGCTGATCGACGCGACCGCGAAGGAGTTCAAGGAACTCTGTTCGGCGAAGGTGTGCGACGGCACCCTCGTCGCCCCGGCGCTGTCCAACGGCCGGCTCTATGCCCGCGACGCCACGGACGTCGTGTGCGTGCAGCTCGCCCCGTAA
- a CDS encoding ArsI/CadI family heavy metal resistance metalloenzyme, with amino-acid sequence MPTVIEPVAPTTATRFHVGLHVADLGRAVRFYRTLFGVSPAKHFDDYAKFDVAVPPLVLALYPAPQQAGGALNHVGLRFPDSAALVDVQRRLEEARVATQRQEGVECCYSRQTKFWVTDPDRTLWEIYTLHEDIDHSGFDAPPAPLPPAATAVWQHRITDPLPDRVPHADATLDEVLLEGTFNALSSPERLAKLLADAHRALKPGGKVSVHGLVGDKPFPGTPKLPGMAALVQRVPVETEPLCALLRAGFGGLFYEKLGDIHCFRVNGVDLRELRLHGWKAPAAAPRSCAIVYKGPFEQVSCECGMVFRRGEKVTVSAMVAGWLRAGPAGEQFAFLS; translated from the coding sequence ATGCCGACCGTTATCGAACCCGTGGCCCCGACGACCGCGACGCGCTTTCACGTCGGGCTGCACGTCGCGGACCTCGGACGGGCGGTGCGGTTCTACCGCACGCTGTTCGGCGTCTCGCCCGCCAAGCACTTCGACGACTACGCGAAGTTTGACGTGGCCGTTCCGCCGCTCGTGCTGGCGCTGTACCCGGCCCCTCAGCAGGCGGGCGGGGCGCTCAATCACGTCGGGCTGCGGTTCCCGGACTCGGCGGCGCTGGTCGATGTCCAGCGCCGCCTGGAGGAAGCACGCGTCGCCACCCAGCGGCAGGAGGGCGTTGAGTGCTGTTACTCGCGACAGACGAAGTTTTGGGTGACGGACCCGGACCGGACGTTGTGGGAGATTTACACCCTCCACGAAGACATCGACCACTCGGGGTTCGACGCCCCGCCCGCGCCGCTGCCGCCGGCCGCCACGGCCGTTTGGCAGCACCGCATCACGGACCCGCTTCCGGACCGCGTTCCGCACGCCGACGCCACGCTCGACGAAGTGTTGCTCGAAGGCACTTTCAACGCGCTAAGTTCGCCGGAACGACTCGCGAAGTTGCTCGCTGATGCGCACCGCGCGCTCAAGCCCGGCGGGAAGGTCTCGGTCCACGGGCTGGTGGGCGACAAGCCGTTTCCGGGCACACCGAAGCTGCCGGGCATGGCGGCGCTGGTCCAGCGCGTTCCGGTGGAAACTGAACCGCTGTGCGCGCTCCTCCGGGCCGGCTTCGGCGGCCTGTTCTACGAAAAACTCGGTGACATCCACTGTTTCCGGGTGAACGGGGTCGATCTCCGCGAATTGCGACTTCACGGGTGGAAGGCACCTGCGGCGGCGCCCAGGTCCTGTGCGATCGTGTATAAGGGGCCGTTCGAGCAGGTATCTTGCGAGTGCGGCATGGTGTTTCGACGCGGCGAGAAGGTGACCGTGTCCGCCATGGTCGCGGGCTGGCTCCGCGCCGGCCCCGCGGGCGAACAGTTCGCGTTCCTTTCGTGA
- a CDS encoding DUF1501 domain-containing protein, with amino-acid sequence MPSLDRRRFLRASAATAGASWLPALAARAADDPARKRACIVLWMAGGPTQTDTFDPKPDHPNGGPFKAIATAAPGVQVAEHLPLVAKQMKHLAIVRSMATKEGDHGRATLQLRTGNSPQAGIDFPTFGALVSNERTRPDGDLPGYVSISPRGFGSASLSAGFLGSRHSPLVVGDSGSEYGAEENGGLRVENLGLPPGISARRADERRSLLEETEAEFLTSRPGAASESHLSAYQRAVRLMKESAAKAFDLSDEKSELRDRYGRNRFGQGCLLARRLVERGVPFVEVTLGGWDTHDNNFAQVKGLCGTLDPAWATLVTDLKDRGLLETTTVVWMGEFGRTPGINPRNGRDHYPNAWSVVLGGGGVAGGRAVGRTSKDGMSVEERPVGVTDLLATVCHAIGIDPTKQNMSNVNRPIRVVDPSGKPVKEVLA; translated from the coding sequence ATGCCGTCTCTCGATCGCCGCCGTTTTCTCCGCGCCTCTGCGGCGACCGCCGGCGCGAGCTGGCTCCCCGCACTCGCCGCCCGTGCGGCCGACGACCCCGCCCGCAAGCGGGCGTGCATCGTGCTGTGGATGGCCGGCGGCCCGACGCAGACGGACACCTTCGACCCCAAACCCGACCACCCGAACGGCGGCCCGTTCAAAGCCATCGCGACTGCGGCGCCCGGCGTGCAGGTCGCAGAACACCTCCCGCTCGTCGCGAAACAGATGAAACACCTCGCGATCGTGCGGTCGATGGCGACAAAGGAGGGCGACCACGGCCGCGCCACGCTCCAACTGCGGACCGGGAACTCGCCCCAGGCCGGAATCGATTTCCCGACGTTCGGCGCGCTCGTGTCGAACGAGCGGACGCGGCCCGACGGCGACCTGCCCGGCTACGTCAGCATCAGCCCCCGCGGGTTCGGCTCGGCGTCACTCTCGGCCGGGTTCCTCGGTTCGCGGCACTCGCCGCTTGTCGTGGGCGACAGCGGAAGTGAGTACGGCGCAGAAGAGAACGGCGGCCTGCGCGTCGAGAACCTCGGCCTGCCGCCGGGCATCAGCGCGCGCCGCGCGGACGAGCGCCGCTCGCTCCTCGAAGAGACGGAAGCCGAGTTCCTCACCAGCCGGCCGGGCGCCGCGAGCGAGAGCCACCTGAGCGCGTACCAGCGCGCCGTCCGGCTCATGAAGGAGTCCGCCGCGAAGGCCTTCGACCTCTCCGACGAAAAAAGCGAACTCCGCGACCGGTACGGCCGCAACCGCTTCGGTCAGGGCTGTCTGCTCGCGCGCCGGCTCGTGGAAAGGGGCGTACCGTTCGTCGAAGTCACGCTCGGCGGGTGGGACACGCACGACAACAATTTCGCACAGGTGAAGGGACTGTGCGGGACGCTCGATCCCGCGTGGGCAACGCTCGTGACCGACCTCAAGGACAGGGGGCTGCTCGAAACGACGACCGTCGTGTGGATGGGCGAGTTCGGCCGCACTCCCGGCATCAACCCACGCAACGGCCGCGACCACTACCCGAACGCCTGGAGCGTGGTGCTGGGCGGCGGCGGGGTCGCGGGCGGGCGGGCCGTCGGCCGAACGAGCAAGGACGGGATGAGCGTCGAAGAGCGCCCCGTCGGCGTGACGGACCTGCTCGCGACCGTCTGCCACGCCATCGGTATCGATCCGACCAAACAGAACATGTCGAACGTGAACCGCCCCATCCGCGTCGTCGATCCGTCCGGCAAGCCGGTCAAAGAGGTGCTCGCGTGA
- a CDS encoding EF-hand domain-containing protein translates to MKRFFVLLAVIATTGLARGADVDFVFPNGDTPARLRLEVADGDKKTEAAWVAFLDRLFAHFDRDGNGALSEAEAQRVFPLPLTSGETVAPHFATMDADRNGTVTPAEFRAYYRARGFTPVAVDVRTAPAEAFAVSEALFRHLDRDRDGKLSAGELRLAAGLMKRLDEDEDEVLTAKELLGSDAGASGAKPAGVKSIPVGTRAPNATLQLALTGQAALAIEGGAFRLFADGTRLQVPGGACSLTVPKDDPASGFRAAKGFYLAQFKAAAGARAATKALFEDDPTAQVLAGLFDAADRNGDGKLTLAELEAFFDLVETGVGCRVIVAVSDRGRTLFDLFDTNSDGRLDLGELLRAGRTLPGELARDRPIERADLPASYRIVVGRGPVGDSFGPVPFGSAAIPKPPALPAPRGPAWFRAMDRNGDGFVSAREFIGPPELFAKLDSDLDNRISPEEAEAAKP, encoded by the coding sequence GTGAAGCGCTTCTTCGTGCTGCTGGCCGTGATCGCCACCACTGGCCTCGCTCGGGGCGCCGACGTTGACTTCGTGTTCCCGAACGGGGACACGCCCGCACGGCTGCGTCTCGAAGTCGCCGACGGAGACAAAAAGACGGAAGCGGCATGGGTCGCGTTTCTCGACCGGCTCTTCGCCCACTTCGACCGCGACGGGAACGGGGCACTGTCCGAAGCCGAAGCGCAACGCGTGTTCCCTCTCCCGCTCACCAGTGGCGAGACGGTCGCACCCCATTTTGCCACGATGGACGCCGACCGAAACGGCACGGTGACGCCGGCCGAGTTCCGTGCGTACTACCGCGCGCGGGGCTTCACCCCCGTGGCGGTCGACGTGCGGACGGCACCGGCGGAGGCGTTCGCGGTGAGTGAAGCACTATTCCGACACCTCGACCGCGACCGCGACGGGAAGCTCTCCGCCGGGGAACTGCGGCTGGCAGCAGGGCTCATGAAGCGCCTCGACGAGGACGAAGACGAGGTGCTCACAGCAAAGGAGCTCCTGGGCAGCGATGCCGGGGCGTCCGGAGCGAAGCCGGCCGGGGTGAAATCGATCCCGGTCGGAACCCGCGCCCCCAACGCGACACTGCAACTCGCCCTCACGGGTCAGGCAGCGCTCGCGATCGAAGGCGGAGCGTTCCGGCTCTTCGCTGATGGCACGCGGCTCCAGGTGCCGGGCGGCGCCTGTTCCCTGACCGTCCCGAAAGACGATCCGGCGTCCGGGTTTCGCGCGGCGAAGGGCTTCTACCTCGCCCAGTTCAAGGCCGCGGCCGGGGCCAGGGCCGCGACGAAGGCGCTGTTCGAGGACGACCCGACCGCGCAGGTGCTGGCCGGCCTCTTCGATGCCGCCGACCGGAACGGCGACGGCAAGCTGACCCTCGCGGAACTGGAAGCGTTCTTTGACCTCGTCGAGACGGGAGTCGGGTGCCGAGTGATCGTGGCCGTTTCTGATCGCGGACGAACTCTGTTCGATCTTTTCGATACCAACAGCGACGGCCGCCTCGATCTCGGCGAACTCCTCCGGGCCGGCCGCACCCTGCCCGGCGAACTGGCCCGCGACCGACCCATTGAACGCGCCGACCTACCCGCTTCGTACCGAATCGTTGTGGGGCGCGGACCGGTGGGGGATTCGTTCGGACCGGTGCCGTTCGGTTCGGCCGCAATTCCCAAACCGCCGGCGCTCCCCGCGCCACGCGGGCCGGCGTGGTTCCGGGCGATGGACAGAAACGGCGACGGTTTCGTTTCCGCTCGTGAGTTCATCGGACCGCCAGAGCTGTTCGCCAAACTCGACTCCGACCTCGACAACCGCATCAGCCCCGAAGAGGCCGAAGCCGCTAAACCGTGA
- a CDS encoding response regulator transcription factor produces MQLLVVEDDPVIGQSLRQGFLETGDGCLWATDGERGLELARGQTFDAVVLDILLPARDGLAVLRTLRHEGNQTPVVLLTALGSEEERVAGLRAGADDYLVKPFAFAELRARLEAVNRRATAHPTAVLAAGDLQMDLSARRVTRGGHEIELTPTEFSLLELLMRHAGQVVTRKMLCEHLWETDWEGSTNVIEVHITRVRGKLNRGLERPVIHTVRGRGYVVREA; encoded by the coding sequence ATGCAACTGCTCGTGGTGGAAGACGACCCCGTGATCGGCCAGTCGCTGCGACAGGGGTTTCTAGAAACCGGCGACGGCTGCCTCTGGGCCACCGACGGGGAACGCGGGCTCGAACTCGCGCGGGGCCAGACGTTCGACGCTGTCGTCCTCGACATTTTGCTCCCGGCCCGAGACGGGCTCGCGGTGCTCCGTACGTTGCGGCACGAGGGGAACCAGACGCCCGTCGTGCTGCTGACCGCGCTGGGATCGGAGGAGGAACGGGTCGCCGGGCTGAGGGCCGGGGCGGACGATTACCTCGTCAAGCCGTTCGCGTTTGCCGAACTGAGGGCGCGCCTCGAGGCCGTCAACCGGCGGGCGACGGCGCACCCGACCGCGGTCCTGGCGGCCGGCGACCTCCAGATGGACCTCTCCGCCCGACGGGTCACGCGCGGCGGGCACGAGATCGAACTGACCCCGACCGAGTTCAGCCTCCTCGAGCTCCTGATGCGCCACGCCGGCCAGGTCGTCACGCGCAAGATGCTTTGTGAACACTTGTGGGAAACGGACTGGGAGGGGTCCACCAACGTGATCGAGGTCCACATCACGCGCGTCCGCGGAAAGCTGAACCGCGGGCTCGAGCGGCCGGTCATCCACACGGTCCGGGGGCGGGGATATGTCGTTCGCGAAGCTTAG
- a CDS encoding DUF1559 domain-containing protein has protein sequence MPRSRPQGFTLIELLVVIAIIAILIGLLLPAVQKVREAAARMSCQNNLKQITLGYFNQESALGYFPYSGSNGGPPNGPGVNPAPFGWGLNILTAIEQDNLFKQYDATQQPFALLGGPANNQAVSATRIKVFTCPSNPDSSGPAVTYTLPGYASWVGMPGDYGPIQSVSASLAGSIGGFPTGNLKGMFQVDVKTRIADVTDGLSNTIMMPEIAGRPYLWLAGKKQPYPSSFTYYNGSGLWNDATCSNASLSGSAADGTPSALTCVVNCSNDLGLYSFHTGVTNVGMGDGSVRALTSGTSVFNVAALVTRANGEVISE, from the coding sequence ATGCCGCGCTCGCGCCCGCAGGGGTTCACACTGATCGAGTTGCTGGTGGTGATCGCGATCATCGCGATCCTCATCGGCCTGCTGCTGCCGGCGGTTCAGAAGGTGCGGGAGGCCGCCGCCCGCATGTCGTGCCAGAACAACCTGAAGCAGATCACGCTGGGCTACTTCAACCAGGAGAGCGCGCTGGGCTACTTCCCGTACAGCGGCAGCAACGGCGGTCCCCCGAACGGTCCCGGCGTCAACCCCGCCCCCTTCGGGTGGGGGTTGAATATTCTCACGGCGATCGAACAGGACAACTTGTTCAAGCAGTACGACGCCACCCAGCAGCCGTTCGCGCTCCTGGGCGGGCCGGCGAACAATCAGGCCGTCTCCGCCACGAGGATCAAGGTGTTCACGTGCCCGTCGAACCCGGACAGTAGCGGCCCGGCGGTCACGTACACGCTGCCGGGCTATGCGTCCTGGGTGGGGATGCCCGGCGACTACGGCCCGATCCAGAGCGTGAGCGCGAGTCTCGCGGGCAGCATCGGCGGGTTCCCGACGGGCAACCTCAAGGGCATGTTCCAGGTGGACGTGAAGACCCGGATCGCGGACGTGACCGACGGCCTCTCGAACACCATTATGATGCCGGAGATCGCCGGTCGGCCGTACCTGTGGCTGGCCGGAAAGAAACAGCCCTACCCGTCATCCTTCACTTACTACAACGGCTCCGGACTGTGGAACGACGCGACGTGTAGCAACGCCAGCCTGAGCGGCTCGGCGGCCGACGGCACCCCGTCCGCGCTCACCTGCGTCGTCAACTGCTCGAACGACCTCGGCCTGTACTCGTTCCACACCGGGGTGACCAACGTCGGGATGGGCGACGGGTCGGTGCGCGCGTTGACTTCGGGCACCAGTGTGTTTAATGTCGCGGCGCTGGTCACGCGGGCGAACGGGGAAGTGATCAGTGAGTAG
- a CDS encoding ArsI/CadI family heavy metal resistance metalloenzyme: protein MSSLTVLEEPVKFHLSLNVPDLARAVEFYALFFGRAPAKRHDDYAKFELDDPPVVFSLAPHPPGPGASLSHLGLRVASDDTIQTFRARLEAAGVCTQAQAGTTCGYALQNKLWVTDPFGNFWEVYRVEEDVRPEAVRRSTEGKAARTDAESGTSPQTQAVWEHFVTAPPPTRIPHRDAALDEVRLVGTFNADLTDAQRTLLISEAARVLKPGGKLVTHGLMSDRPFPGAQPEVPGLAAMVARVPVQTEPIVQFRRAGFVGVQVTQFTEKAWFTINGVELREVKLIAWKPAPAPATTETRPVLYKGPFARATVDGGHTFERGKRIAVPVAVWEQLRLGPVAEQFLFFEPAAGAPCAT, encoded by the coding sequence ATGTCGTCGCTGACAGTGCTCGAGGAGCCGGTGAAGTTCCACCTGTCGCTCAACGTGCCGGACCTGGCGCGGGCGGTGGAGTTCTACGCGCTCTTCTTCGGCCGCGCGCCGGCCAAAAGGCACGACGACTACGCGAAGTTCGAACTGGACGACCCGCCGGTGGTGTTCTCCTTGGCGCCACACCCGCCCGGTCCCGGTGCGTCACTCAGCCACCTCGGTCTGCGCGTCGCCTCCGACGATACGATCCAAACGTTCCGCGCCCGCCTCGAAGCGGCCGGGGTTTGTACGCAGGCACAGGCCGGCACGACGTGCGGATACGCACTCCAAAACAAGCTGTGGGTGACCGACCCGTTCGGCAACTTCTGGGAAGTGTACCGGGTCGAGGAGGACGTGCGCCCCGAGGCGGTGCGCCGGAGCACCGAGGGCAAGGCCGCACGCACCGACGCCGAAAGTGGCACGAGTCCGCAAACGCAAGCCGTGTGGGAACACTTCGTGACGGCTCCCCCGCCGACCCGCATTCCGCACCGGGACGCGGCGCTCGACGAGGTGCGGCTCGTGGGCACCTTCAACGCCGATCTCACCGACGCGCAGCGGACCCTACTGATTTCGGAAGCGGCCCGCGTGCTGAAGCCGGGCGGGAAGCTCGTGACTCACGGGCTGATGAGCGACCGGCCGTTTCCCGGCGCGCAGCCAGAGGTTCCCGGTCTCGCCGCGATGGTCGCGCGGGTACCGGTCCAGACGGAACCGATCGTGCAGTTCCGCCGGGCCGGGTTCGTCGGCGTGCAGGTGACCCAGTTCACCGAGAAAGCGTGGTTCACGATCAACGGCGTCGAACTCCGTGAGGTGAAGCTGATCGCTTGGAAGCCGGCTCCTGCGCCCGCGACGACCGAAACGCGGCCGGTACTCTACAAGGGGCCGTTCGCCCGCGCGACCGTGGACGGCGGGCACACCTTCGAGCGCGGAAAGCGAATCGCAGTGCCGGTCGCCGTGTGGGAACAACTGCGGCTCGGCCCCGTTGCGGAACAGTTTCTGTTCTTCGAGCCGGCCGCCGGTGCGCCGTGCGCGACGTGA
- a CDS encoding MFS transporter produces MSSRLAPADGAPVPRGAWPARLPFYYGWVNVVLAAVAMSATLPGRTYGLGLIKEPLRAELGITDLRFNVLNFWSVVIGAACVVPVGRLIDRLGARRVLAGVGAALGGCVLLMSRAADEAALAVTLTLVRGLGQGALSVVAIALVVKWFRRRAGVAIGAFALLLAPGFVVPIIMVGEAVTAVGWRAAWAGIGSVLLFGLVPLGLVFARSSPEACGIPPDESDDAADRAEPMAPRAVLATPSFWVFTAAATVFNLVFSALTLDNESLLVEHCLDGKQANELILGTLMFSGLPANVVAGSLARRRPLGKLLGGGVAILAASVLLFPFVTTLGLAVVYAVLLGVSGGVVTVIYFTVYGHTYGRTHLGSIQATVQVLSVFASASGPVLLAAVREQGNGTGPFFYGFAAVALVIAVAAWVVRPPAGPTPPTSPP; encoded by the coding sequence GTGAGTAGTCGCCTCGCACCGGCCGACGGCGCGCCCGTTCCGCGTGGCGCGTGGCCGGCGCGCCTGCCGTTCTACTACGGCTGGGTGAACGTGGTCCTCGCGGCGGTCGCGATGTCGGCCACCCTCCCCGGCCGCACCTACGGGCTGGGGCTCATCAAAGAGCCGCTCCGCGCCGAACTCGGTATCACCGACCTGCGGTTCAACGTCCTCAATTTCTGGAGCGTCGTCATCGGCGCGGCCTGCGTGGTCCCGGTCGGCCGTCTGATCGACCGACTGGGCGCGCGGCGCGTGCTCGCGGGCGTCGGAGCGGCCCTCGGCGGGTGCGTGCTGCTGATGAGCCGAGCGGCGGACGAGGCGGCACTCGCGGTCACGCTCACTCTGGTGCGCGGACTGGGCCAGGGCGCGCTCTCGGTGGTGGCGATCGCACTCGTGGTAAAGTGGTTCCGGCGACGCGCGGGCGTGGCGATAGGGGCGTTCGCGCTCCTGCTCGCCCCCGGGTTCGTCGTCCCCATCATTATGGTTGGCGAGGCCGTGACTGCCGTCGGCTGGCGGGCCGCGTGGGCGGGCATCGGTTCGGTGTTACTGTTCGGCCTCGTCCCCCTCGGCCTTGTGTTCGCCCGGAGTTCGCCGGAAGCGTGCGGGATCCCGCCGGACGAAAGCGACGACGCCGCGGACCGGGCCGAACCGATGGCGCCGCGGGCGGTGCTCGCCACCCCGTCGTTCTGGGTGTTCACGGCCGCCGCGACCGTCTTCAACCTGGTGTTCTCCGCACTCACTCTCGACAACGAGAGCTTGTTGGTGGAACATTGCTTGGACGGGAAACAGGCCAACGAGCTGATCCTGGGCACGCTGATGTTCAGCGGGTTGCCGGCGAACGTGGTCGCGGGGTCACTCGCCCGGCGCCGGCCCCTGGGGAAGCTGCTCGGCGGGGGGGTCGCGATCCTGGCCGCGTCAGTGCTCCTGTTCCCGTTCGTGACGACGCTCGGCCTGGCCGTGGTGTACGCGGTGTTGCTCGGCGTGTCGGGCGGGGTCGTCACGGTGATCTACTTCACCGTGTACGGCCACACCTACGGCCGCACGCACCTGGGTAGCATCCAGGCGACGGTTCAGGTGCTGTCAGTGTTTGCGTCAGCGTCCGGGCCGGTGTTACTGGCCGCCGTGCGTGAGCAGGGTAACGGGACCGGACCGTTCTTTTACGGCTTCGCGGCCGTCGCACTCGTGATCGCGGTCGCCGCCTGGGTGGTGCGTCCGCCGGCAGGACCTACCCCACCCACCTCCCCTCCCTGA